The Xanthomonas sp. DAR 80977 nucleotide sequence CACCGGCAGGCCCATCAGCCGCGCCGAGGCCTCGCTGCCGCCCAGCGCGTACACGCTGCGGCCGAAACGCGTGCAGTGCGCCAGCCACATGCCCAGCGCCACCGTGGCCAGCGCGATCAGCGCGCCGATCGACAGCGAGGCGCCGGCGCCGATCGGCACGCGGAACTGGGCGATGGCCACGTACAGCGGCGCGTCGATCGGGATCGAATCGACGCTGATCAGGTAGCTGGCGCCGCGCGCCAGGAACATGCCGGCCAGGGTCACCACGAACGGCTGCAGCCGGTAGCGCTGGATCAGCATGCCCATGAACGCGCCGAACAGCGCACCGAGCAGCAGCACCAGCGCGATCGCCGCCGCCGGCGACCAGCCATGGCGTTGCACCAGCGACGCCGACAGCACCGTGGTGAACGCGATCACCGCGCCCACCGACAGGTCGATGCCGCCGCTCAGGATCACGAACGTCATGCCGACCGCGGCGATGCACAGGAAGGCGTTGTCGATCAGCAGATTGGCGAACACCTGCGGCGACAGGAAGCCGTCGTAGAGCACACCGCCGGCGCCGGCCATGGCCGCGAACAGGGCCACGGTGATCGCCAGCGGCAGCCGCGCGCCATGCAGCAGGGTGCCGGCGCGGCGCAGGCCGCGCGCGGTCTGGATCGGTACGCCGGCCGCGCTCATCGCCCTGCTCCCGGCTCGGGCCGCCGCACCCAGCCGCGCACGCTGGCGCGGAACTGCGGCGATTGCAGCAGCA carries:
- the yjfF gene encoding galactofuranose ABC transporter, permease protein YjfF, which codes for MSAAGVPIQTARGLRRAGTLLHGARLPLAITVALFAAMAGAGGVLYDGFLSPQVFANLLIDNAFLCIAAVGMTFVILSGGIDLSVGAVIAFTTVLSASLVQRHGWSPAAAIALVLLLGALFGAFMGMLIQRYRLQPFVVTLAGMFLARGASYLISVDSIPIDAPLYVAIAQFRVPIGAGASLSIGALIALATVALGMWLAHCTRFGRSVYALGGSEASARLMGLPVAATQVKVYAFSGFCSALAGVVCTFYMLSGYSLHALGLELDAIAAVVIGGTLLAGGSGYVIGTLFGVLILGVIQTLIVFDGTLSSWWTRIVIGALLLVFCLLQRLLTRRMPDSGAEP